The DNA window CTCACCGAGCCCGCGAGATACGAGCTCGAGATCACCATGCCGATGCCGCTTTTGGCTGCTGTCACGCCCGCTTTCTCGTGCATGACGAACGAGGTTGCGTCCGGCACCGTTGCGGCGATGCGGTGCAGCACGCTGCGAATGCGCTCGACCGGCTGATTCCTGGCAACCATGAAGCGCACAGACTCTGGCAGCAGCAGCGCGATCAGCACGGTCAATACCAGCGGCGTAGTCCCGCCGAGCACCAGGACGCTTCGCCAGCCCCACTGCGGTATCATCCAGGCAGCCAGAAAACCACCGAAAGCCGCACCCAACGGGAAGCCGCAGAACATGGCGTTGGTCAGCGTAGCGCGCCGCCCGTCGGGGCAATACTCGCTCATCAAGGTGACGGCGTTGGGCATGGCGGCGCCAAGCCCAACGCCTGTGATGAAACGCCAGACGACAAGTTGGCTCAGGCTGCTTGCGAACGCGGACATCAGGCAGGCGACACCCATGATCAGCACCGAGCCCATCAACACCGCCTTGCGACCGACGCGATCGGCCGACGGTCCCGAGGACAGGGCGCCGGCCGCCAAGCCGAACAGCGCCGCACTCAGAACCGGCGCCAGAGCCGGCCGCTCCAGTCCCCATTCGGTGACCAATGATGGAGCGATGTAGCCGATGGCAGCGGTGTCGAAGCCGTCCAGGAGAACGACGCAAAAACAAAGCGCGAAGATCTCCCACTGAAAGCGCGAGAACGGATGCTCGTTTAGAAAGGTCTGAACGTCGACGGTGCGGGCGGCGGGCATGATTGTTATCCCTTGATGACTTTTCGGTTTCGATTCTCATCGCTATCCGGTTTCGGCATGGTTACCGGACGGGCCTCTCTTGTTTGAGCCGCGAGCCGAACTGGGGCATTGGGAGCGCCAAAGCCCTGGTAACCTCGTCGCTGCACGATTTCGAAGAAAAAACGTTCATCAAACGCGCGCGTGTAGACTTGAAAGAATTCGCCGGTATCGTCGCGATCATACAGAATTTGGTTTTCTCTCATACTTGTTGCGACCGCCGGATCGAGATCAAATCTGCTCTCAACGTCGTCATAATAATTGTCAGGGATTTTCAGAAGAGACGCGCCCGCGGAACGCATCCCTGCAACCGTCTCGAAAATGTCATCGCTTTCGAAAGCGATGTGTTGAACTCCCGCGCCAAAAAACTCCGTCAGGAATCGCGCAGACATGGTCCGCGTCGCAGCCGATCCATTAAGAACGATACGGAATGTTCTGTCAGGATTCAGAATTGCCTGGCTCTGTACAAGCCCGAGAGGGTCCGCAATTTCAAGCTGCGGTGACCTTTGAAGGTGAAAAATTCCGGTGTAGAACTGCTGCCAGGACAGCATCTGTTCGTATGGCATCGACTGCGAAATATGATCGATAGTGCTAAGATGGTTTGAACCGGTATTATCGACGATAGGCACAAAATCCTGATCCCAATTCGACGTGTCAGGATCAAGAAAATACAACAGACTTCCGCCAACACCCCGGATAGCCGGAATTTTCATTTCGTCAGTACCTACCGGCTGGTGAAACGACGTTGTGTCAAGCGCCTTCGCCCGCGCCATCGTGCGGTCGACATCATCGACGCTTAAAGCGATAGCGCAGATGCCGGACCCGTGCGTCAGGTAGTGGGATCGCGCGAAACTTTCTTCCGAACAGTTGATCAAAAGGTTGATGGCGCTTTGCGACCATCGTTCCACTGGCTTGCTGCGATGCCGACCGCTTAGGCGGAAGCCAAGCTGGAGAAAGATGGTTGCAAGATCACCTGCATGATTCTTGTCGACCGCGAATTCGACAAAAGCTACGTCCCTAATTTCCGATCTTGGGCTGATCGCCTTTGTTTTCTTCTTTCTGCCGATATTGGCTTGATCTTCCAGCAGAACCAGGGAACGCATCCCATCAATTGCTACTTCTTTGGCTGATCGAGATCGAAATTGATCATTGAAAATCTCGAGCGACAATGGGCCCGAGTATCCTGTCGCAAAAACGGATTGCATAAAGTCGCTGATATCAAGATTTCCTTGACCGGGAAAACAACGAAAATGTCTGCTCCATGACAGCACGTCCAGATCCAGTTGGGGCGCGTCGGCTAGTTGAACGAGGAATATGCGGTCTCCGGGAATGGAGCCAATGGCTGAGACTGGCAGAGACGGCGCAAGTGTATGAAAGCTATCGAGAATGATTCCGATGGATTTGTGATTGGCGCGACGTACGATTTGCCACGCGTCGCGATAGTCATTGACGTGACGCCCCCACGCCAGTGCTTCGAAACCGACGCGTAGTCCTTGGGCGCTGGCGCGTTCGCCGAGTTCACGTAGATCGTCAGCGGCGCGATCAATGCCGCCAAGCGAAGCAGGCGACACGTTGCTGCAAATGAGCAGCAAATCAGTGCCGAGCTTGTGCATAAGGTCGAATTTTCGTTCGACTCTCCTGAAATTCTGCGCACGTTGCGGTTCCGGCATGCCCTCGAAATCTCGGAAGGGCTGAAGCGCGCAGATGCTTAGACCGAGATCTCGGCACATTTTTGCAACATCGCTTGCGCTGCCGTCAAAAGATATAAAATCGCTTTCGAATATCTCAACCGCATCGAAACCGGCGGCTGCAATTGCTTGTAGCTTTTTATCCAAGGTGCCACTAACGGACACGGTTGCTATCGAGTATTTCATGATCCGACACATCCCGCTATTTCTATAAGCTCTCACCTGCATCTCGAGTTGGAAGGAGTGCTGTGACTTCGCTCGCTTCGTAAGTAGCTTGTGACGTGTTTGATGAGCTCTCGGTCAGCTCAATAACTGATTTGCGCCACATCCCGCAGTTCATCCGGCGTCG is part of the Bradyrhizobium erythrophlei genome and encodes:
- a CDS encoding MFS transporter, with amino-acid sequence MPAARTVDVQTFLNEHPFSRFQWEIFALCFCVVLLDGFDTAAIGYIAPSLVTEWGLERPALAPVLSAALFGLAAGALSSGPSADRVGRKAVLMGSVLIMGVACLMSAFASSLSQLVVWRFITGVGLGAAMPNAVTLMSEYCPDGRRATLTNAMFCGFPLGAAFGGFLAAWMIPQWGWRSVLVLGGTTPLVLTVLIALLLPESVRFMVARNQPVERIRSVLHRIAATVPDATSFVMHEKAGVTAAKSGIGMVISSSYLAGSVSLWVAYFMGLVIFYALINWMPLLFKDAGLSPQTAALISALFPLGGVGAILFGWLMDRFNANVIIAVGFALTAVSVYAIGQMAGNLALLVVAVFVAGTLMNTSQSSLPALAAGFYPTQGRATGVAWMLGLGRFGGVAGSFLVAELARRQLTFSEIFAIVAIPGLIAAAALMVKQIAHPDDTAALVAARREALGH
- a CDS encoding bifunctional sugar phosphate isomerase/epimerase/4-hydroxyphenylpyruvate dioxygenase family protein, producing MMKYSIATVSVSGTLDKKLQAIAAAGFDAVEIFESDFISFDGSASDVAKMCRDLGLSICALQPFRDFEGMPEPQRAQNFRRVERKFDLMHKLGTDLLLICSNVSPASLGGIDRAADDLRELGERASAQGLRVGFEALAWGRHVNDYRDAWQIVRRANHKSIGIILDSFHTLAPSLPVSAIGSIPGDRIFLVQLADAPQLDLDVLSWSRHFRCFPGQGNLDISDFMQSVFATGYSGPLSLEIFNDQFRSRSAKEVAIDGMRSLVLLEDQANIGRKKKTKAISPRSEIRDVAFVEFAVDKNHAGDLATIFLQLGFRLSGRHRSKPVERWSQSAINLLINCSEESFARSHYLTHGSGICAIALSVDDVDRTMARAKALDTTSFHQPVGTDEMKIPAIRGVGGSLLYFLDPDTSNWDQDFVPIVDNTGSNHLSTIDHISQSMPYEQMLSWQQFYTGIFHLQRSPQLEIADPLGLVQSQAILNPDRTFRIVLNGSAATRTMSARFLTEFFGAGVQHIAFESDDIFETVAGMRSAGASLLKIPDNYYDDVESRFDLDPAVATSMRENQILYDRDDTGEFFQVYTRAFDERFFFEIVQRRGYQGFGAPNAPVRLAAQTREARPVTMPKPDSDENRNRKVIKG